Part of the Episyrphus balteatus chromosome X, idEpiBalt1.1, whole genome shotgun sequence genome, ATTCCAAAAACCTTCGGAAACGTTCATCaaacttaataaaacaaaacccttGTTGTTCAGTGTTATTAAGTTAAAGTGGACAGctagaaaaaaacaacattgaCTATATTTCGAAACCTACCTCGTTTAGCAATTGGACTtgataatttgattttatattcaAGATTTTCAGCAACAAAATGTGTCATATCACCTTCTCTACGAACCGTTCCTTCCAAATCGTAtggaaaagctaaaaaaaagtgaattgaaTAAATCAAATTGACAACAAAGAGAAGAGACTACGCCACAGTAACTTACATTTTTCACATAGTAACGTTACCGGTCTCTTTTGTGGTTTTATATCATTAACATGATTGCTATTGTATTCATCATTATTCATTTGATTGAAAcgttcaattaaattatctttgtTGGATTTATCTAAATTACAAATTGTTTCTAATTATTAATTGAAGACAAAGACGATTTGTTTATTCTCACCATCATTCTCATTGTCACCGTCGTCGTCATGGTCATCATtggcttcttcttcttcttcttcttcttggttATTTCGACTTGATGATTGAAATGCAATTTCAGTATAAGAAGCAGCcatttgatgatgatgatcttCTTTGGTATTTAATTGATGattattatgaattttattCGATTGATATTCATTCATTGTttgagttttaatttaaaacatttgaaaagaagttttttttttaaatttttatttggcgATTGTTTACACcttaccaaaataaaataatcaataTAATTGGGTTTTTCAGCCAGACGTCAAATTCTAACTCAaagatgttaaatttttttttgaaagaggttgaaaacaacaacaatgcgagactgtttgtttgtttcttgtGTTATTTTTCCTGTAAAATGTGTAAAAAGCAAAGGGTGGCACTTACTTAGTTTTCATGCAGGATCTAGAGATCGAGTTggattttgaattgattttgaaCTAGAGGGCCgctggaaaaaaatcaaaaaggggCCAAAAAGGGGcccgagacaaaaaaaaaaaaggggccAACCAGCGTtgccaactgaggcataattatgaattttaggcataattttattagctaaagcctggtacgctgctcgcgctaaattttagctcccatacaaattatcgaaaatttttatctgaagcctggtacgctgctcgcgctaaattttagctcccacacaaattatcgaaaatttttagccaagataaaatggatcccatacaagttatcgataacttgtatggaaattttatctcagctaaattttagcgcgagcagcgtaccaggcttaaggcattgaggcttattttttgccaaaaaggcataatttttatCATTCTACTTtggatatatattttaaaagtttcttataattttttaaatattttgataaaaaagactaaaaattaatatattattatatcttttaaatataaaggttgttcttattatttatttacagaattggtttttaccatttaactcttttgttagtttttttttcgaagaattttgtcCACATTAATCAATTTTACTAGACGAGAATCTACAAAAGCAATTTTGTTGCTATAAAAAGCCTTAAAAGcaaacggaggggaacagcgctcgcaaccgcactcgataGATGAAAACTTGtggaaaatacaaagaaaacaacaacaatcaattgacagtagcttccgactccatccgccaattatggttctggcttaagcctggtacgctgctcgcgctaaattttagccgagataaaattcccatacaagttatcgataacttgtatgggatccattttatctcggctaaaaattttcgataatttgtatgggagctaaaatttagcgcgagcagcgtaccaggcttaaagagataaaaatatgaaaaatagggtattttcaatctagggggcgtcgcactcaattttcgcaaaagagtaaaataaggaccaccctgaTACACactaatttgaacttttttataccTACCcagttttcatgattttttcttggtttttattaaatcaaggGCTGACATCAAGGAATTGCAAGTGTTTAGGTAcattttatctatttttataatggccagttgtacaaatatttaatccgtggttcagcatcTTTTATCTTCTGAAGTCAGTGGTAAAGTTGCGATTTAGCACTCGTTCAAGGTCCATACCTATTAAAATAGCTAAATTCAttcttaaagcctggtacggaGCTCGCTcttaattttagctcccatacaaattatcgataacttttagccgagctaaaatggatcccgtACAAATTATCGACAACTTGTATGGGGATTTTATGTCGTCTAaaatttaagcctggtacgctgctcgcgctaaattttagctgagataaaattcccatacattttatctcggctaaaaattttcgataatttgtatgggagctaaaatttagcgcgagcagcgtaccaggctttagcgcgaacagcgtaccaggcttaaaccaaaaacctgatccgaggctgaaccacgtttgtacaactggccctaagcttattattttttatcagtGTCAGTCTGTGTAGTATCGGGCTAGAATGTCTGGCAACACTTGTTCAATATTCGAATGAAATAAATGACATATTGTACCTGGCAATGCTGGCCTAAGAAATGAAGAACGAAAATAAGATATAGAAAGGAGGGCAGTTGAATGATAGAACGCGGAAGAGTCGGACAGACTTCTACATTGGCGACGaggagaaaacaaaattaaataaaaaaaaaaaaatattatcggTGAATCcaggaaaacaaataaattaaaggaAAATTGTTATGACTggtaagttaaaataaaatacaattaataTTCAAGCAAGTGTTTGTGGCatgtgcattaaaaaaaaaaaaagaaaaaaaaaacattcggaAAAAGGCACGCCATGCAATGCAGTTGCGTGAAGGATACATGAATGTACCTACATAGTCTCGTTAcgttaagtataaaaaaaaaaaaaaaaaaaaaaaacagacagtTTGTTTGGGAAAAAGTTAGGTTATAAATCCAGTGCAACTTAAATGAttgcaaaatataatttaaatgtttGCCGAACAAGCAAATTTTTGTTGTGACTTAAATGATCGCATATGGTTTATGTTATAAGAGAGCGACTTTAATGATtgccaaatattaaataatgaAAAGATGACTTGCTGTGACTTAAATGATCGCATAAGGTATGCTATGAGAGAGCAACTTTGATGATTGCCAAGTAATGAAAAGATAATTTGCTGTGACTTAAATGATCGCATACCAATGTAATAAAGAAGTAACTTTGaaagtctagaaaaaaaaagaaatttcaccTACAAACATACAAAAGAAAGTAcctaatgaaattcttttttttccttttagaAACAATGTATTCAAAATTCATTGAATTACCGCCATTTGACTTCACACTATATGAAGAAA contains:
- the LOC129920695 gene encoding BLOC-1-related complex subunit 6, with amino-acid sequence MNEYQSNKIHNNHQLNTKEDHHHQMAASYTEIAFQSSSRNNQEEEEEEEANDDHDDDGDNENDDKSNKDNLIERFNQMNNDEYNSNHVNDIKPQKRPVTLLCEKSFPYDLEGTVRREGDMTHFVAENLEYKIKLSSPIAKRDMSQPNFSSKNSTPSTSAGIIQKHFLQSQLAQIDSNVLTDIEIDAQYLAASVDNLTENLYNLLHSVSSITADNVEIHKNSVNKLTDSMDSNIKCMYTIMAKTEEISKSMKPTEQLALRIREIKRLVDMLENSL